One genomic window of Gemmatimonadaceae bacterium includes the following:
- a CDS encoding DEAD/DEAH box helicase family protein, whose protein sequence is MTQFAFLQREWPTVFDSATKAEAAVHADPRTACFYSRRALELAVAWVYKHDPALKLPYQDNLSALIHDPTFKQAAGEAVFSKARVINSLGNRAVHSHRAIPTDDALVAVRELFHVAYWLGRTYGRVARPAPGLVFDANALPRATAAPRQTAEQLLQLETALRERDEKLAALLADKSTLDEELTRLRAEVAAARKSATAQPDAHDYSEAETRDYFIDLLLKEAGWPLDQPRDREFEIAGMPNNKGKGFVDYVLWGDDGKPLGLVEAKRTRRDARAGQQQAKLYADCLEKQFGQRPLIFYSNGYDHWLWDDANYPPRAVQGFYKKAELELVIQRRTSRKPLAGADINPTIVERFYQTRGIRRIAESFEQDHDRKALLVMATGAGKTRTVIALADLLMRCNWAKRVLFLADRVALVNQAVNAFKRHLPDASPVNLVTEKDGEGRVFISTYPTMMGRIDETREGQRRFGVGHFDLIIIDEAHRSVFQKYRAIFDYFDSLLVGLTATPKDEVDRNTYGLFDLEDGVPTDAYSLGEAVGDGFLVPPRAVSVPLKFQREGIMYDELSEDDKDQWDALEWDEDGDVPDRVEAQAVNKWLFNKDTVDKVLAHLMTRGLTVAGGDRLGKTILFAKNQAHADFIADRFNVNYPHYKGEFARVITFKTEYAQSLIDNFSNREKSPHIALSVDMLDTGIDVPEVVNLVFFKLVRSKTKFWQMLGRGTRLSPHLFGPGQHKQFFYLFDYCQNLEYFGQNPDTTDGSVGASLGKRLFTTRLELIGELDKTPDGEASRILVKEPPATYGDPRSGAQVRRSVSERLHNEVAAMNLDNFVIRPQRRVVEKYARPEAWTVLSAESLSELAQEVAGLPSEREAEAEEAKRFDLLILYLQLARLRAEPRFERLRDKVIAIAELLEERPAIPMVRDQMALIQEVQTDEWWEDVTVPMLEIVRRRMRDLVKFIDKQKRKPIYTDFADEMGGETDVVLPGFGEGTDYAKFRAKAQAFLRAHQDHVAIHKLRSNKALTVSDLDELERMLVESGIGAADEIGRAKSESQGLGLFVRSLVGMDREAAKSALGGFLNGKTWSASQIEFVNLIVNHLTEHGVMEAARLYESPFTDLTPHGPDGLFSTAQIDALLAALAAVRATAVAA, encoded by the coding sequence GTGACCCAGTTCGCCTTCCTCCAGCGCGAATGGCCGACTGTATTCGACTCCGCCACCAAGGCGGAAGCCGCAGTCCACGCCGATCCGCGCACGGCCTGCTTCTACTCCCGTCGCGCGCTCGAGCTGGCAGTGGCCTGGGTCTACAAGCACGACCCCGCGCTTAAGCTCCCCTACCAGGACAACCTCTCGGCGCTGATCCACGACCCGACCTTCAAACAGGCAGCGGGCGAAGCTGTATTCAGCAAAGCGCGCGTGATCAACTCGCTCGGTAATCGCGCAGTGCACAGCCACCGTGCAATCCCAACGGACGACGCGCTGGTTGCCGTGCGCGAACTCTTCCATGTGGCATACTGGCTCGGCCGAACCTATGGCCGCGTGGCGCGTCCGGCGCCCGGCCTGGTGTTCGACGCGAACGCGCTGCCCCGAGCGACTGCGGCGCCCAGGCAAACCGCGGAGCAGTTGCTTCAACTCGAAACCGCCCTGCGCGAGCGCGACGAGAAGCTCGCTGCGCTACTGGCTGACAAGTCCACGCTCGATGAAGAGCTGACGCGCCTGCGCGCGGAGGTAGCCGCCGCTCGCAAGTCGGCCACCGCGCAGCCCGATGCGCACGACTATTCCGAAGCCGAGACCCGCGACTACTTCATCGACCTGTTGCTGAAGGAAGCAGGTTGGCCGCTCGATCAACCGCGGGACCGGGAGTTTGAAATCGCCGGCATGCCCAATAACAAGGGCAAGGGCTTCGTGGATTACGTGCTATGGGGTGACGACGGCAAACCGCTGGGTTTGGTCGAAGCCAAGCGTACGCGTCGCGATGCGCGCGCGGGGCAGCAGCAGGCCAAACTCTACGCAGACTGCCTGGAGAAACAGTTCGGCCAGCGCCCGCTGATCTTCTACTCCAACGGTTACGACCACTGGTTGTGGGACGACGCCAACTACCCGCCACGCGCGGTGCAGGGTTTCTACAAAAAAGCCGAGCTGGAGCTTGTCATCCAGCGGCGCACGAGTCGCAAGCCGCTCGCGGGTGCCGATATCAATCCAACGATCGTCGAGCGCTTCTATCAGACGCGCGGCATTCGCCGCATCGCCGAGTCGTTCGAGCAGGATCACGACCGCAAGGCACTGCTGGTGATGGCCACCGGCGCGGGCAAGACGCGCACGGTGATCGCGCTCGCCGATCTGCTCATGCGCTGCAACTGGGCCAAGCGGGTGCTGTTCCTCGCTGATCGAGTAGCACTGGTGAATCAGGCGGTGAATGCATTCAAGCGGCACCTGCCCGATGCATCACCCGTGAACCTGGTCACGGAAAAGGACGGCGAGGGGCGCGTCTTCATCTCGACTTATCCGACGATGATGGGGAGGATCGATGAGACGCGCGAAGGACAGCGTCGCTTCGGCGTCGGTCACTTCGATCTCATCATCATCGACGAAGCACATCGTTCGGTGTTCCAGAAATACCGCGCGATCTTCGACTACTTCGATTCGCTGCTGGTCGGGCTTACGGCAACACCAAAGGACGAAGTGGATCGCAATACCTACGGGCTGTTCGATCTCGAAGATGGCGTACCTACAGATGCGTACTCGCTCGGGGAAGCAGTGGGCGATGGTTTTCTCGTTCCGCCAAGAGCTGTTTCGGTGCCGCTCAAGTTCCAGCGTGAAGGAATCATGTACGACGAGCTGTCGGAGGACGACAAGGACCAGTGGGACGCGCTGGAATGGGATGAAGACGGCGACGTGCCGGATCGTGTTGAGGCCCAGGCGGTCAACAAGTGGCTCTTCAACAAGGACACCGTGGACAAGGTGCTCGCGCACCTCATGACACGCGGTCTGACGGTCGCGGGTGGCGACCGTCTCGGCAAGACTATCCTGTTCGCAAAGAACCAGGCCCACGCCGACTTCATTGCCGACCGTTTCAATGTGAACTACCCGCACTACAAAGGCGAGTTCGCGCGCGTCATCACGTTCAAGACCGAGTATGCACAAAGCCTGATCGACAATTTCTCGAACAGGGAGAAATCGCCGCACATCGCGTTGTCGGTGGACATGCTCGACACGGGCATCGATGTGCCGGAGGTCGTGAACCTCGTGTTCTTCAAGCTGGTTCGGTCGAAGACCAAGTTCTGGCAGATGCTCGGCCGTGGAACACGGCTCTCCCCGCACCTGTTTGGCCCCGGGCAGCACAAGCAGTTTTTCTACCTGTTCGATTACTGCCAGAACCTCGAGTATTTCGGCCAGAATCCTGACACCACCGACGGGTCAGTTGGCGCATCACTTGGCAAGCGTCTGTTCACGACTCGCCTCGAGCTTATCGGCGAGCTGGACAAGACCCCCGATGGTGAAGCGTCGCGAATTCTCGTGAAGGAACCGCCGGCCACCTACGGGGATCCTCGCAGCGGTGCACAGGTGCGGCGGTCTGTTAGCGAGCGACTTCACAACGAAGTGGCAGCGATGAACCTCGATAACTTTGTGATTCGCCCGCAGCGCCGGGTGGTTGAAAAATACGCCAGGCCGGAGGCGTGGACGGTGCTTTCCGCCGAGTCGTTGTCGGAGCTTGCGCAGGAAGTCGCGGGACTACCGTCGGAGCGTGAAGCAGAGGCCGAAGAGGCGAAGCGCTTCGATCTATTAATACTCTACCTGCAACTGGCACGCCTTCGCGCCGAGCCGAGGTTCGAGCGGTTGCGCGATAAGGTCATTGCGATTGCAGAACTGCTGGAAGAAAGACCCGCAATTCCCATGGTCCGGGACCAAATGGCGCTGATTCAGGAGGTGCAGACCGACGAGTGGTGGGAGGATGTCACGGTCCCGATGCTTGAGATCGTTCGCCGGCGGATGCGCGATCTCGTGAAGTTCATCGACAAGCAGAAGCGCAAGCCGATCTACACCGATTTCGCGGATGAGATGGGTGGCGAGACTGACGTGGTACTTCCTGGATTCGGGGAAGGCACGGACTACGCGAAGTTCAGGGCGAAGGCGCAGGCGTTTCTGCGTGCGCATCAGGATCACGTCGCGATTCACAAGCTGCGGTCGAACAAGGCACTCACGGTGTCGGATCTCGACGAGCTCGAGCGGATGCTTGTCGAGAGCGGAATTGGCGCGGCTGACGAGATTGGTCGCGCGAAGAGCGAATCGCAGGGCCTTGGCTTGTTCGTGCGGTCGCTTGTTGGGATGGATCGCGAGGCGGCGAAGAGTGCGCTGGGCGGATTTCTGAACGGTAAGACCTGGAGTGCGAGCCAGATCGAGTTCGTGAATCTGATCGTAAACCACCTCACCGAGCATGGCGTGATGGAGGCCGCGCGGCTCTACGAGTCGCCGTTCACCGACCTGACGCCGCACGGGCCGGACGGGCTGTTCAGCACTGCTCAGATTGATGCGTTACTGGCGGCACTTGCGGCTGTGAGGGCGACAGCGGTCGCGGCGTAG
- a CDS encoding nucleotidyltransferase domain-containing protein gives MSRTAMLAAIDDLSKLRLIHRDESGRQFLCRINRDHPLVEAALVPLFSAESTWPTMLFAAIRKGLASFGKTAINSPTTRNFGIVAAWIFGSAAKGTDKPGSDLDVFILMETEKSVEPMVDHVSECLPIWHREFGTDVRPVVMSLKRVRTELRDQNNFLINAIRYSRMVSGEIPFELKHGKANSDAKSR, from the coding sequence ATGAGCAGGACAGCCATGCTGGCGGCCATCGACGACCTGTCAAAGCTTCGCCTGATTCACAGAGATGAATCAGGACGACAGTTCCTCTGCCGGATCAATCGCGATCACCCTTTGGTCGAGGCAGCGCTTGTGCCTTTGTTCTCCGCGGAATCAACATGGCCGACCATGCTATTCGCGGCGATTCGCAAGGGACTAGCATCTTTCGGAAAGACCGCCATCAACTCTCCCACCACGAGGAACTTCGGGATAGTCGCGGCATGGATTTTCGGAAGTGCGGCGAAAGGGACTGACAAGCCCGGGAGTGATCTCGACGTGTTCATACTGATGGAGACGGAAAAGTCCGTCGAGCCGATGGTCGATCATGTTTCCGAATGCCTCCCGATCTGGCACAGGGAGTTTGGGACAGACGTGCGACCTGTCGTCATGAGTCTCAAGCGGGTGAGAACTGAATTACGCGATCAAAACAACTTCCTCATAAACGCGATACGATACAGCCGGATGGTCAGCGGCGAGATACCTTTCGAACTCAAGCATGGTAAAGCGAACAGCGACGCGAAGAGTAGATAG
- a CDS encoding restriction endonuclease subunit S: protein MTAWKTIALGDLTESVEYGVTASASQRPVGPKFLRITDIQDGAVNWDSVPWCECDARSASDAQLKPGDIVFTRTGATTGKSFLIRDCPRQTVFASYLIRVRLGHTAEPSFVSRFFQTPSYWAQITKSARGLAQPGVNATTLKALRVPLPSLPEQRRIADVLDRADALRAKRRATLAQLDTLTQSIFLDMFGDPATNPKGWPVAPLAEMCSLSGEYGAGVASMEYDSNLPRYVRITDVTEGGELAAEKVSPSGDARDWERYLLDAGDVLFARSGATVGKTYIHRPIHGDCVFAGYMIRFRPKADKLSAEYLFEFTRSAAYRSWVSVRQRVVAQPNINAQQYGRELLIPRPPVSLQHEFASRASGVSSLKSAYRASLLELDTLFSSLQHRAFRGEL from the coding sequence GTGACTGCGTGGAAAACCATTGCGCTTGGCGACCTCACAGAGTCTGTGGAGTATGGTGTAACCGCCTCGGCTTCGCAGCGGCCTGTCGGCCCAAAGTTCCTTCGCATTACAGACATTCAGGACGGCGCTGTGAATTGGGACAGTGTGCCATGGTGCGAGTGCGACGCGCGATCTGCATCCGATGCGCAGCTCAAGCCGGGCGACATAGTGTTCACGCGAACTGGCGCCACGACTGGGAAGAGTTTTCTCATCCGCGACTGTCCGAGGCAGACGGTGTTCGCGTCCTACTTAATTCGCGTCCGACTTGGACATACCGCAGAGCCGAGCTTCGTCAGTCGTTTCTTTCAAACCCCAAGCTACTGGGCACAGATCACGAAGAGTGCGCGGGGGCTCGCACAACCCGGGGTTAACGCGACGACGTTAAAAGCTCTTCGGGTGCCGCTTCCTTCCCTCCCTGAGCAGCGGCGAATTGCGGACGTGCTAGATCGGGCGGACGCGCTGCGGGCCAAGCGCCGCGCCACTCTCGCCCAACTTGACACCCTCACCCAATCAATCTTCCTCGACATGTTCGGCGACCCCGCCACGAATCCGAAGGGCTGGCCGGTAGCACCGCTTGCTGAGATGTGCAGCCTGTCTGGCGAGTACGGTGCGGGTGTAGCGTCGATGGAGTACGATTCAAATTTACCGCGGTACGTGCGGATAACCGATGTCACCGAGGGCGGCGAGCTTGCTGCAGAGAAGGTGTCACCGTCCGGCGATGCACGGGACTGGGAGCGCTATCTGCTCGATGCGGGCGACGTCCTGTTCGCCCGCTCGGGCGCGACGGTTGGCAAGACGTACATTCATCGGCCAATACACGGCGATTGTGTCTTCGCTGGCTACATGATTCGGTTTCGCCCGAAGGCCGACAAGTTGTCGGCCGAATACCTATTTGAGTTCACGCGCTCCGCTGCTTACCGCTCGTGGGTGTCAGTGCGCCAGCGCGTGGTTGCGCAACCCAATATCAACGCGCAACAGTATGGACGAGAGTTGCTGATCCCACGTCCACCAGTTTCTCTCCAGCATGAGTTTGCCAGTCGCGCGAGCGGAGTTAGCAGTCTGAAATCTGCTTACCGTGCCTCCCTCCTAGAACTTGACACCCTCTTCTCATCTCTCCAGCACCGAGCCTTCCGGGGAGAGCTGTAG
- a CDS encoding class I SAM-dependent DNA methyltransferase yields the protein MITGAIKSQIDQIWNAFWSGGISNPLEVMEQITYLLFLRRLDDLHTLEENKSARLKVPMERRVFPTGKDDIGRNGGLPYEELRWSRFKHQAPAEMYAVVGEHVFPFLRTLGGDDSTYAHHMKDARFTIPTPALLARVVDLLDGVPMEDRDTKGDLYEYMLGKIASAGQNGQFRTPRHIIRLMVEMTAPQPTDLICDPACGTAGFLVAAGEYLREHRPNLLHDTKLRDHFHHHMFHGFDFDNTMLRIGSMNMLLHGVENPGIRYRDSLAQDHAADEEAYTLVLANPPFAGSLDYENTAKDLLSIVKTKKTELLFLALFLRLLKPGGRAAVIVPDGVLFGSSKAHKELRRLLVEEQKLDAVVSLPGGVFKPYAGVSTAILFFTKTNSGGTDQVWFYDVNADGWSLDDKRTPLLSEDKLGPAPRTALIEDEQTKNNLPDVLARWARRDGAERERARTAQSFCVSKADIAAQGYDLSLNRYKEVVHKVIEHRAPKEILAELAKLEEEITQGMKELEGMLK from the coding sequence ATGATCACCGGCGCCATCAAGTCCCAAATCGACCAGATCTGGAACGCCTTCTGGTCGGGCGGCATCTCCAACCCACTTGAGGTGATGGAGCAGATCACCTACCTGCTCTTCCTCCGCCGTCTCGACGACCTGCACACGCTGGAGGAGAACAAGTCCGCCCGGCTCAAGGTCCCCATGGAGCGCCGCGTCTTCCCCACGGGCAAGGACGACATCGGCAGGAACGGCGGCCTCCCATACGAAGAGCTGCGTTGGTCACGCTTCAAGCACCAGGCGCCAGCGGAGATGTATGCGGTCGTTGGTGAGCATGTCTTCCCTTTCCTGCGCACGCTGGGCGGCGACGACTCCACCTACGCGCACCACATGAAGGACGCGCGCTTCACCATCCCCACTCCTGCGCTGCTGGCCAGAGTGGTTGACCTACTCGACGGTGTGCCGATGGAAGACCGCGACACCAAGGGCGACCTCTACGAGTACATGCTCGGCAAGATTGCCAGCGCCGGACAGAACGGCCAGTTCCGCACACCGCGCCACATCATCCGTCTCATGGTTGAGATGACGGCGCCGCAACCGACCGATCTCATCTGCGATCCGGCTTGCGGCACGGCGGGCTTCCTCGTGGCGGCGGGCGAGTATCTGCGTGAGCACCGGCCGAACCTTCTGCACGACACGAAGCTGCGCGATCACTTCCACCACCACATGTTCCACGGCTTCGATTTCGACAACACCATGCTGCGCATCGGCAGCATGAACATGCTGCTGCATGGGGTGGAGAACCCGGGCATCCGCTACCGCGACTCGCTGGCGCAGGATCACGCGGCCGACGAAGAGGCCTACACGCTGGTGCTCGCCAATCCACCCTTCGCCGGCAGCCTCGATTACGAGAACACCGCCAAGGATCTGCTTTCGATCGTCAAGACGAAGAAGACCGAGCTGCTTTTCCTCGCGTTGTTCCTGCGTCTATTGAAACCCGGCGGCCGCGCTGCTGTAATCGTACCCGACGGCGTTCTGTTCGGCTCGAGCAAAGCGCACAAGGAGTTGCGGCGACTGCTGGTGGAAGAGCAGAAGCTCGATGCGGTGGTGTCGCTTCCGGGCGGCGTATTCAAGCCCTACGCGGGCGTGTCCACCGCGATCCTGTTCTTCACCAAGACCAACTCCGGTGGCACCGATCAGGTGTGGTTCTACGATGTCAACGCCGACGGCTGGAGCCTCGACGACAAGCGCACTCCGCTACTGTCAGAAGACAAACTTGGTCCAGCGCCGCGCACTGCGCTGATTGAGGACGAGCAGACGAAGAACAACCTTCCCGACGTGCTGGCGCGCTGGGCGCGGCGAGACGGCGCCGAGCGCGAGCGGGCGCGCACTGCGCAGAGCTTCTGCGTGTCCAAGGCCGACATCGCTGCGCAGGGCTACGACCTCTCGCTCAATCGATACAAGGAAGTGGTGCATAAGGTGATCGAACACCGCGCGCCGAAGGAGATCCTTGCTGAGCTCGCGAAGCTGGAGGAGGAGATCACGCAAGGGATGAAGGAATTGGAGGGGATGCTCAAGTGA
- a CDS encoding ThiF family adenylyltransferase produces MQLGSTELRVYEGRGFVAGWRFTIQFSDGTRRLDLLVDEWFPRSAPRAALIDRPDFLTWPHVERDGVLCLLPGTAAVDPTNPAGAARVTIGSACELIEECVAGSNTDDFRQEFLSYWNWALPEKHEAFYSLLAPAQPTRAIRVWNGKPFALLADSDQDISRWLTNRRGEKDVDDLPSGGLFLWLDAALTPAEYPASGGALLELVRSAGGIEILERLVKANPNRIVIALGAPTSNGPCVAVVSAWRPLAKTYPKGRSRNPVQDGFRPGKMPARMLIQRYVAGGQVVWSPVERVDTDWILGRNKSAHIERLLAARVVVLGCGSVGAPVALALIQAGVSNMTLIDPDSLKWANTTRHPLGASSVGRNKAEALTEHIRRDHPHVGDISAHPRRWQDVMRTSPDVYSTATLIFSAMGDWEAEGGLNEWHVASGRRFPIVYGWTEPFACAGHAVAICGEGGCFNCGMSNVGVAVSTRTSWNAATVRQEPACGANYQPYGAVALGHVVSAIAGVTLTYLTQDVSQSSEVVWSGEEEFLKACGGSWTATPGTANSLVKRPWERRPDCPTCA; encoded by the coding sequence GTGCAACTCGGTTCTACCGAGTTGCGAGTATACGAGGGACGCGGATTTGTCGCTGGCTGGCGGTTCACGATTCAGTTCAGCGACGGCACACGGCGGCTTGATCTCCTCGTCGATGAATGGTTCCCGCGCTCCGCCCCTCGCGCGGCACTCATCGACCGACCGGATTTTCTGACGTGGCCACACGTCGAGCGCGACGGCGTCTTGTGTCTCCTGCCGGGTACGGCCGCAGTCGATCCGACAAATCCTGCGGGTGCTGCGCGTGTGACCATCGGCTCTGCGTGTGAGCTGATCGAAGAGTGCGTTGCAGGTTCCAATACCGACGACTTTCGACAGGAGTTTCTGTCGTACTGGAATTGGGCGCTGCCGGAGAAGCACGAGGCCTTCTACAGCCTTCTTGCTCCTGCGCAGCCGACAAGGGCAATTCGCGTGTGGAACGGGAAACCATTCGCCCTGCTGGCCGATTCGGATCAAGACATCTCGCGGTGGCTCACAAACCGTCGCGGTGAAAAGGATGTCGACGACTTGCCGTCTGGTGGACTCTTTCTCTGGCTGGATGCTGCGCTGACGCCCGCGGAGTACCCGGCCAGCGGGGGAGCTCTATTGGAACTGGTCCGGTCCGCAGGTGGAATCGAGATTCTCGAGCGGCTGGTGAAGGCGAATCCGAATCGGATCGTAATCGCGCTCGGCGCTCCCACGTCGAACGGACCATGCGTTGCCGTGGTGAGTGCGTGGCGTCCGCTTGCCAAAACCTATCCGAAGGGCCGCAGCCGGAACCCTGTCCAAGACGGGTTTAGGCCAGGCAAGATGCCCGCGCGGATGCTTATTCAGCGCTACGTTGCCGGAGGCCAAGTTGTATGGTCGCCGGTCGAGCGTGTCGACACCGACTGGATTCTCGGTCGAAATAAATCCGCTCACATTGAGCGCTTGCTCGCCGCCCGCGTTGTTGTTCTCGGCTGCGGCTCTGTTGGTGCCCCCGTGGCCTTGGCGCTGATTCAGGCCGGGGTGTCGAACATGACGCTGATAGATCCTGACAGCCTAAAATGGGCCAACACGACGCGACATCCCCTCGGCGCGTCATCCGTCGGCCGCAACAAGGCGGAAGCGCTCACCGAACATATCCGAAGGGATCATCCCCACGTTGGCGACATCTCGGCTCACCCCCGACGATGGCAAGACGTTATGCGTACGTCGCCTGACGTGTATTCAACGGCGACCCTGATCTTCAGCGCGATGGGCGATTGGGAGGCAGAGGGTGGATTGAACGAGTGGCACGTAGCGAGCGGCCGTCGATTTCCTATCGTATACGGATGGACCGAGCCTTTTGCTTGCGCGGGACATGCGGTAGCGATCTGCGGTGAGGGCGGCTGCTTCAATTGCGGCATGAGCAACGTGGGCGTTGCAGTATCGACCAGGACAAGCTGGAACGCTGCAACGGTTCGCCAGGAGCCCGCCTGCGGCGCGAACTACCAACCGTACGGCGCAGTCGCGCTTGGGCATGTCGTTTCTGCGATAGCAGGCGTGACTCTGACATACCTTACCCAGGACGTCTCGCAATCCTCGGAAGTGGTCTGGAGCGGCGAGGAGGAATTCCTCAAGGCGTGCGGCGGCTCTTGGACTGCAACCCCTGGGACAGCCAATTCGCTGGTTAAGCGGCCATGGGAACGGCGACCCGACTGCCCCACGTGTGCGTGA
- a CDS encoding cyclic GMP-AMP synthase DncV-like nucleotidyltransferase produces the protein MFDCEDDILAYHDDEITLPQPERTAMRDRRNANRDRVKEGLKNASNPRPIEFKGQGSYAMRTMTQHPENNYDIDDGVYFEMTDLVGPKGGDLSPLDARQMVRDAADDGCFKTRPEVRKNCVRVVYDAGYHIDIPVYRRVVTRDAFGQESVHYELASSEWKRSDARDVTKWFDTENNRQSGDTSNGRQLRRITREIKKFAKSRNSWRLLSGFGITKLVAECFRGNVNREDAALYDTMKAIRDRLNLDLVVKHPVTLNETITNGEKDPKAVNLKDRLSDAINWLAPLIEANCTREKAVKCWDNVFNTDFFSNRFEESTQAATAGSASVLSAGLLIESGQSEGARDAVQKQGGGRYA, from the coding sequence ATGTTCGATTGCGAAGATGACATCCTGGCGTATCACGACGATGAAATTACGCTCCCGCAGCCCGAGCGCACCGCCATGCGCGACCGGCGCAACGCCAACCGCGACCGCGTTAAGGAAGGCCTGAAGAACGCGAGCAACCCCAGACCTATCGAATTCAAGGGTCAGGGATCGTACGCGATGAGGACGATGACCCAGCATCCCGAGAACAACTACGACATCGACGACGGCGTCTACTTCGAGATGACCGATCTCGTTGGGCCGAAGGGGGGCGATCTGTCGCCGCTTGACGCGCGGCAGATGGTTCGAGACGCAGCCGATGACGGTTGCTTCAAGACAAGACCTGAGGTTCGGAAGAACTGCGTGCGCGTCGTCTACGACGCTGGGTACCACATCGACATTCCGGTATATCGACGGGTCGTAACAAGGGATGCCTTCGGGCAGGAAAGCGTGCACTACGAGCTCGCGAGCAGCGAGTGGAAGCGTTCGGACGCGCGCGATGTTACGAAGTGGTTCGACACAGAGAACAATCGTCAGAGCGGCGACACGAGTAACGGTCGTCAGCTCCGCCGTATTACGCGCGAGATCAAGAAGTTCGCTAAGAGCCGAAACAGCTGGAGGCTCCTGAGCGGCTTCGGAATCACGAAGCTGGTCGCGGAGTGCTTCCGTGGCAACGTCAACCGAGAAGATGCCGCCCTCTACGACACGATGAAGGCGATTCGTGATCGTCTGAACCTCGACTTGGTCGTCAAGCATCCGGTGACCTTGAACGAGACGATCACCAACGGCGAGAAAGATCCGAAGGCGGTGAACCTGAAGGACCGTCTGTCGGATGCGATCAACTGGCTGGCGCCGCTCATCGAGGCAAACTGCACGCGCGAGAAGGCGGTGAAGTGCTGGGACAACGTGTTCAACACCGACTTCTTCAGCAATCGCTTCGAGGAGAGCACGCAAGCCGCGACGGCCGGATCTGCTTCAGTCCTGAGCGCCGGGCTGTTGATCGAGTCAGGCCAATCTGAAGGAGCACGCGACGCTGTCCAGAAGCAGGGCGGCGGACGCTACGCGTAG
- a CDS encoding patatin-like phospholipase family protein, which yields MTVRPFRVLSLDGGGMRGTYTAAYLASLAATFARRRDVPAIDVGAAFDLIVGTSTGGIIACALAFGIFPADLVEFYRKHGPAIFPRRLPQRAGVDLGIDLLARKGSLRSGSKALEAALHDRFGNATLAEVYERRGIALAVAAVELSQHRSWVFKTPHLSATTNHRDDLTRLVDVCLATTAAPVYRSIAIVDCVDGGVEGCRAFVDGGLWANNPVLVGLVDALAMSPRDQPIEIFCLGTCPRPAGEQVARTDVHRDLAGWKFGGAAAALSVDAQEFAYDNIAKMLVKHLNRPCEILRFPRDQVPAALLPYLDLDDTRPEAIDALANQARTDADMTNSRCADAGSREGRLITALFADAPAAEVTKAG from the coding sequence ATGACAGTCCGGCCGTTCCGTGTACTGAGTCTGGACGGCGGGGGCATGCGCGGGACGTACACCGCCGCGTACCTCGCGTCGCTCGCCGCCACGTTCGCGCGCCGCCGGGATGTTCCAGCGATCGACGTGGGCGCCGCGTTCGACCTGATCGTTGGCACAAGCACCGGCGGCATCATCGCATGCGCACTGGCGTTTGGAATTTTCCCGGCCGACCTCGTTGAGTTCTACAGGAAGCATGGCCCCGCCATTTTTCCTCGTCGCCTGCCTCAGCGTGCTGGCGTTGACCTTGGCATCGACTTACTCGCCCGTAAAGGCAGTTTGCGATCGGGCTCCAAGGCCCTTGAGGCGGCGCTGCACGACCGATTTGGGAATGCAACGCTCGCCGAAGTCTACGAACGACGTGGAATCGCTCTTGCGGTTGCCGCCGTCGAGCTGAGTCAGCACCGGAGTTGGGTGTTCAAGACGCCGCACCTTTCAGCCACGACGAATCACCGCGATGATCTTACACGGCTCGTCGATGTTTGCCTGGCGACGACGGCGGCACCGGTGTATCGCTCAATCGCGATCGTCGATTGCGTTGACGGAGGCGTTGAAGGTTGCCGCGCGTTTGTCGATGGCGGCTTGTGGGCCAACAACCCGGTGCTCGTGGGCCTCGTCGATGCCCTCGCGATGTCCCCGCGTGACCAGCCGATCGAGATTTTCTGCCTTGGCACATGTCCGCGCCCGGCAGGTGAACAGGTCGCCAGGACCGACGTCCACCGCGACCTCGCAGGCTGGAAATTCGGCGGCGCCGCTGCAGCTCTGTCGGTCGACGCCCAGGAGTTTGCATACGACAACATCGCCAAGATGCTGGTGAAGCATCTGAACCGGCCTTGCGAAATCCTGCGGTTTCCGCGGGATCAAGTGCCTGCGGCTCTGCTTCCGTACTTGGACCTCGACGATACCAGGCCCGAGGCAATAGATGCGCTCGCTAATCAGGCCCGCACCGACGCTGACATGACCAACAGCCGGTGTGCCGATGCAGGGAGTCGCGAGGGACGGCTCATTACCGCGCTGTTTGCCGATGCGCCAGCCGCTGAGGTGACGAAGGCCGGTTGA